In one window of Phalacrocorax aristotelis chromosome W, bGulAri2.1, whole genome shotgun sequence DNA:
- the TIMM13 gene encoding mitochondrial import inner membrane translocase subunit Tim13 — protein MESAFGSGGGGGGKLDPGLIMEQVKVQIAVANAQELLQRMTDKCFRKCIGKPGGALDNSEQKCIAMCMDRYMDAWNKVFRAYNSRLQRERANM, from the exons ATGGAGAGCGCCTTCGGCTCCGGGGGTGGCGGTGGGGGGAAGCTGGACCCGGGGCTCATCATGGAGCAGGTGAAGGTGCAAATCGCTGTGGCCAACGCACAGGAGCTCTTGCAG CGCATGACGGACAAGTGCTTTCGGAAGTGCATCGGGAAGCCCGGCGGCGCGCTGGACAACTCGGAGCAG AAGTGTATCGCCATGTGCATGGACCGCTACATGGACGCCTGGAACAAGGTTTTCCGAGCCTACAACTCGCGGCTGCAGCGGGAGAGAGCCAACATGTGA